Proteins found in one Triticum aestivum cultivar Chinese Spring chromosome 4D, IWGSC CS RefSeq v2.1, whole genome shotgun sequence genomic segment:
- the LOC123097512 gene encoding dormancy-associated protein homolog 3: MGLLDKLWDDTVAGPQPDTGLGRLRKLAARPAAVKINDVAPGAATVIPPTTTAGGEDAPMKVTRSIMIKRPAGYPSSPRSAASTPPASPLGTTPPISPFAGGGGRFRRKSSSDAYERATPPGASTSHPPPPFEV, translated from the exons ATGGGCCTCCTCGACAAGCTGTGGGACGACACCGTCGCGGGGCCCCAACCGGACACCGGTCTCGGCCGCCTCCGCAAActcgccgcccgccccgccgccgtcaAGATCAACG ATGTGGCTCCTGGCGCCGCGACGGTGATCCCACCTACCACGACGGCCGGCGGCGAGGATGCGCCGATGAAAGTCACGCGCAGCATCATGATTAAGCGGCCGGCGGGGTACCCCTCGTCGCCGAGGAGCGCGGCCAGCACGCCGCCAGCCTCGCCGCTAGGAACCACGCCGCCCATCTCCCCGTTCGCCGGCGGCG GTGGTCGGTTCAGAAGGAAATCATCCTCGGATGCGTACGAGAGGGCTACACCACCTGGGGCGTCGACCAGTCACCCTCCTCCACCCTTTGAAGTGTGA